From the Leifsonia sp. AG29 genome, one window contains:
- a CDS encoding holo-ACP synthase encodes MIAGIGVDVVDLARFERAVDRSPRLRERLFTEAERLLPTHSLAARFAAKEALIKALGGSEGVRWHDMEIVASDEGDPGFVLHNVVERQVRERGITSIHVSMTHDAGVAAAFVVTERQP; translated from the coding sequence GTGATCGCGGGCATCGGCGTGGACGTGGTCGACCTGGCGCGGTTCGAACGCGCGGTCGACCGCAGCCCGCGACTGCGCGAGCGGCTGTTCACGGAGGCCGAGCGCCTCTTGCCGACGCACTCCCTCGCCGCACGGTTCGCAGCCAAGGAGGCCCTCATCAAGGCCCTGGGCGGCTCGGAGGGCGTGCGCTGGCACGACATGGAGATCGTCGCGAGCGATGAGGGCGACCCCGGGTTCGTGCTGCACAACGTGGTCGAGCGCCAGGTCCGCGAGCGCGGCATCACGAGCATCCACGTGTCGATGACGCACGACGCCGGCGTGGCGGCGGCCTTCGTGGTGACGGAGCGGCAGCCGTGA
- the tsaE gene encoding tRNA (adenosine(37)-N6)-threonylcarbamoyltransferase complex ATPase subunit type 1 TsaE, with protein sequence MSEVFSVPLTRVVSTPEDMHEFGLALAAELRPGDLVVLTGPLGAGKTTLTRGIGEGLGVRGPVTSPTFVLARTHPSLVGGAPLVHVDAYRLSSALELDDLDIDFEHSVVVVEWGAGMLDGVAESWLEVEIDRPTGASAAPGADEPEAVDGEAVDEEAVDEEAVDAPEPRTVRVTGFGPRWTGE encoded by the coding sequence ATGAGCGAGGTCTTCAGCGTCCCGCTGACGCGCGTGGTCTCGACCCCGGAAGACATGCACGAGTTCGGCCTCGCCCTCGCGGCCGAGCTGCGACCCGGCGACCTCGTCGTCCTCACCGGCCCGCTCGGTGCGGGCAAGACCACCCTGACCCGCGGGATCGGCGAGGGCCTGGGGGTGCGCGGCCCGGTCACGAGCCCCACGTTCGTGCTCGCGCGGACCCATCCCAGCCTCGTCGGGGGCGCGCCGTTGGTCCACGTCGACGCCTACAGGCTGTCGAGCGCGCTCGAGCTCGATGATCTCGACATCGACTTCGAGCACTCCGTCGTCGTGGTCGAGTGGGGCGCCGGGATGCTGGACGGTGTCGCCGAGTCGTGGCTCGAGGTCGAGATCGACCGGCCGACGGGTGCGAGCGCCGCACCCGGGGCCGACGAGCCCGAGGCCGTCGACGGGGAGGCGGTCGACGAGGAGGCGGTCGACGAGGAGGCGGTCGACGCTCCCGAGCCCCGCACGGTCCGGGTCACCGGCTTCGGTCCGCGCTGGACCGGCGAATAG
- the rarD gene encoding EamA family transporter RarD — protein MSQRSQTSSAPTGKPLTEHRTSGLVYAVSAYVLWGFLPIYFIALAPASAWEIVAWRVLFSLVFCAIVIAATRAWRPFAALLRDRRTFFTMGAAGALIYVNWQTYVLATVSGHVVEAALGYFINPIVTVLLGVIVQRERLRVAQWVAVGVSVVAVIVLAVGYGAFPWIALLLAFSFGFYGLIKKRVGARVDAVSGLTLETLWLTPVAIVQLVIVAMTAGITFGTVSVWHTVALAGAGVITAVPLLFFAAGSRRLPLVYMGFIQYFAPFIQFLVGVVVLHEAMPPERWVGFAIVWLALLILSVDMIVAARQGRRQAELDLAPVE, from the coding sequence GTGTCACAGCGATCCCAGACGTCGTCGGCTCCCACCGGGAAGCCGCTGACGGAGCACCGCACCTCCGGCCTCGTCTACGCCGTCTCGGCGTACGTGCTGTGGGGTTTCCTCCCGATCTACTTCATCGCGCTCGCTCCCGCCTCCGCGTGGGAGATCGTCGCCTGGCGCGTCCTCTTCTCGCTGGTCTTCTGCGCGATCGTCATCGCCGCCACCCGAGCGTGGCGCCCCTTCGCCGCCCTGCTCCGCGACCGGCGCACCTTCTTCACCATGGGCGCCGCGGGCGCGCTCATCTACGTGAACTGGCAGACTTACGTGCTCGCCACGGTGAGCGGTCATGTCGTGGAGGCGGCGCTCGGCTACTTCATCAACCCGATCGTCACCGTGCTGCTCGGCGTGATCGTGCAGCGCGAGCGGCTCCGCGTCGCCCAGTGGGTCGCTGTGGGCGTGAGCGTCGTCGCGGTGATCGTGCTCGCGGTCGGCTACGGAGCGTTCCCGTGGATCGCCCTGCTGCTGGCCTTCTCGTTCGGCTTCTACGGCCTGATCAAGAAGCGCGTCGGCGCCCGCGTCGACGCGGTCTCCGGGCTGACCCTCGAGACGCTGTGGCTCACGCCGGTCGCGATCGTCCAGCTCGTCATCGTCGCGATGACCGCGGGCATCACCTTCGGCACCGTCAGCGTCTGGCACACGGTGGCGCTCGCGGGCGCCGGCGTGATCACGGCGGTGCCGCTGCTGTTCTTCGCCGCTGGTTCCCGTCGCCTCCCGCTCGTGTACATGGGCTTCATCCAGTACTTCGCGCCGTTCATCCAGTTCCTCGTCGGCGTCGTCGTCCTGCACGAGGCGATGCCTCCGGAGCGCTGGGTCGGATTCGCCATCGTGTGGCTCGCGCTCCTCATCCTGAGCGTCGACATGATCGTCGCCGCGCGGCAGGGGCGGCGGCAGGCCGAGCTCGACCTGGCGCCGGTCGAGTAG
- a CDS encoding DUF4190 domain-containing protein → MSDPNVPADNEPREGAVPPPGEPGAVPPPPPSYEQPPAPGQPAPPQPAPGQPYGQQPPAPGYGQPPAPGYGQQPAPGYGQQAYGQPAYGQPAPGYAQPYGQPAAKSPILSILSLVGGIIGVVLSLVWGIGFLFGVAGVILGFIGRNREPQARGFWLTGIILGFVSVALAIISWIVLAVIFANISNNVYNYGG, encoded by the coding sequence ATGAGCGATCCGAACGTCCCCGCGGACAACGAACCCCGGGAGGGCGCTGTTCCTCCTCCCGGAGAGCCCGGGGCTGTGCCCCCTCCGCCTCCCTCGTACGAGCAGCCGCCCGCGCCGGGTCAGCCGGCCCCGCCGCAGCCCGCCCCGGGCCAGCCGTACGGCCAGCAGCCACCCGCGCCCGGGTACGGCCAGCCGCCCGCCCCAGGGTACGGCCAGCAGCCCGCACCCGGGTATGGCCAGCAGGCGTACGGCCAGCCCGCCTACGGCCAGCCGGCGCCGGGCTACGCCCAGCCGTACGGCCAGCCCGCCGCGAAGTCGCCCATCCTGAGCATCCTCTCCCTCGTCGGCGGCATCATCGGCGTCGTCCTCAGCCTGGTCTGGGGGATCGGCTTCCTGTTCGGCGTCGCCGGCGTGATCCTCGGATTCATCGGCCGCAACCGCGAGCCTCAGGCCCGCGGCTTCTGGCTGACGGGCATCATCCTCGGGTTCGTCAGCGTGGCGCTTGCGATCATCTCCTGGATCGTGCTCGCGGTCATCTTCGCGAACATCTCGAACAACGTCTACAACTACGGAGGCTAG
- the tsaB gene encoding tRNA (adenosine(37)-N6)-threonylcarbamoyltransferase complex dimerization subunit type 1 TsaB gives MLLAIDTSAGTSVAVVDREGGVLAEVVETDTMRHAEVIGSMIEEALAASGAGRASLSGVVAGMGPGPFTGLRVGIAAAKAFAIGIERPLVPVVSHDAVAYDSYLSGASGPLLVVTDARRRELYWTAYSGVDELGLPVRLAGPGLGKPAELPHPEFPRLDAGIVPAGRLGMIAELRYANGIPFDPDEPLYLRSPDVTLSAGPKRVSA, from the coding sequence ATGCTCCTCGCCATCGACACGTCAGCCGGGACGAGCGTCGCCGTCGTCGACCGGGAGGGCGGGGTGCTCGCGGAGGTCGTCGAGACCGATACGATGCGGCACGCCGAGGTCATCGGCAGCATGATCGAGGAGGCGCTGGCGGCGTCGGGCGCCGGACGCGCCTCCCTCTCGGGCGTCGTCGCGGGGATGGGGCCCGGACCCTTCACGGGTCTCCGCGTCGGCATCGCGGCGGCGAAGGCGTTCGCGATCGGAATCGAACGTCCGCTGGTTCCGGTCGTCAGTCATGACGCCGTCGCCTACGACAGCTACCTCTCTGGAGCGTCCGGCCCTCTCCTCGTGGTGACGGACGCGCGCCGCCGCGAACTGTACTGGACGGCGTATTCGGGCGTGGACGAGCTCGGGCTGCCGGTCCGCCTCGCCGGCCCCGGCCTCGGGAAGCCGGCAGAGCTGCCGCACCCGGAGTTCCCGCGGCTCGACGCGGGCATCGTTCCGGCCGGCCGGCTCGGGATGATCGCCGAGCTGCGATACGCGAACGGTATTCCGTTCGACCCGGACGAACCGCTCTACCTGCGCTCTCCCGACGTCACGCTCTCGGCAGGGCCGAAGCGGGTGAGCGCGTGA
- the groES gene encoding co-chaperone GroES, whose protein sequence is MSVSIKPLEDRIVIKQVEAEQTTASGLVIPDTAKEKPQEGEVVAVGPGRIDDNGNRVPLDVAVGDKVLYSKYGGTEVKVGGEDFLVLSARDVLAVVVR, encoded by the coding sequence GTGTCGGTCTCCATCAAGCCGCTCGAGGATCGCATCGTCATCAAGCAGGTCGAGGCTGAGCAGACCACTGCCTCCGGTCTGGTCATCCCCGACACCGCCAAGGAGAAGCCCCAGGAGGGCGAGGTCGTGGCGGTCGGCCCCGGCCGCATCGACGACAACGGCAACCGCGTGCCGCTCGACGTCGCCGTCGGCGACAAGGTGCTGTACTCGAAGTACGGCGGCACCGAGGTCAAGGTCGGCGGCGAGGACTTCCTCGTCCTCTCGGCGCGCGACGTCCTCGCGGTCGTCGTCCGCTGA
- the alr gene encoding alanine racemase, with product MSGPFRERRVDLGAITENVARLRDLVGTEHVMVVVKADAYGHGAVESARAAIAGGADWLGVAEIAEALQLRAAGVDAPVLAWLHDPDEDFTQAIDHAVDLGLSSLAQLEAVAAAPSSRTPFVQLKLETGLSRNGVAEQEWDAVFARAAQLEAEGRLVVRGLFSHLSNASAEHDREAVALFQRGLERAEAAGLRPGLRHIAASAAALTLPEARFDLVRLGIAAYGLSPFGGSARDLGLRPAMTLRGRVAAVRRVPAGKGVSYDYTYRTERETTLVLVPLGYAEGIPRHASNSGPVMIGGRRFRVSGRVAMDQFVVDVGDLPVAVGDEVVLFGDPATGAPTADDWAEAAGTINYEIVTRLGGRLRRTFTGGAE from the coding sequence GTGAGCGGTCCGTTCCGCGAGCGCAGGGTCGACCTCGGCGCCATCACGGAGAATGTGGCGCGGCTGCGCGACCTCGTCGGCACCGAGCACGTCATGGTCGTGGTGAAGGCGGACGCCTACGGGCACGGCGCGGTCGAGAGCGCCCGGGCGGCGATCGCGGGAGGCGCCGACTGGCTCGGCGTCGCCGAGATCGCCGAGGCCCTCCAACTGCGTGCGGCCGGGGTCGACGCGCCGGTCCTCGCGTGGCTCCACGACCCCGACGAGGACTTCACGCAGGCCATCGACCACGCGGTGGACCTCGGGCTCTCCTCGCTGGCCCAGCTGGAGGCGGTCGCCGCCGCACCGAGCTCCCGGACCCCGTTCGTGCAGCTGAAGCTCGAGACGGGGCTGAGTCGGAACGGCGTCGCCGAGCAGGAGTGGGACGCCGTCTTCGCCCGCGCCGCGCAGCTCGAGGCCGAGGGGCGTCTGGTCGTCCGCGGGCTGTTCAGCCACCTCTCCAACGCCTCTGCCGAGCACGATCGGGAGGCGGTGGCCCTCTTCCAACGCGGGCTCGAGCGGGCCGAGGCAGCAGGCCTGCGGCCCGGGCTCCGGCACATCGCCGCCAGCGCGGCCGCCCTGACGCTCCCGGAAGCGCGATTCGACCTGGTTCGGCTCGGTATCGCGGCCTACGGACTGTCGCCGTTCGGCGGCTCGGCTCGCGACCTGGGGCTGCGTCCCGCGATGACCCTGCGCGGTCGGGTCGCCGCGGTCCGGCGCGTTCCGGCCGGCAAGGGGGTGTCGTATGACTACACCTACCGCACCGAGCGCGAGACGACACTGGTGCTCGTGCCGCTGGGGTACGCGGAGGGGATCCCGCGTCACGCCTCCAACAGCGGCCCGGTGATGATCGGCGGCCGGCGGTTCCGAGTGAGCGGCCGCGTCGCCATGGACCAGTTCGTCGTCGACGTGGGCGATCTGCCGGTCGCCGTCGGCGACGAGGTGGTGCTCTTCGGCGACCCGGCGACCGGCGCTCCCACGGCGGACGACTGGGCCGAGGCGGCCGGCACCATCAACTACGAGATCGTCACCCGTCTCGGGGGGCGGCTGCGCCGGACCTTCACCGGAGGAGCCGAATGA
- the guaB gene encoding IMP dehydrogenase: MDQADPFGFIGLTYDDVMLLPGHTDVIPSEADTSTRLTKRITMATPLLSSAMDTVTESRMAVAMARQGGIGIIHRNLSIEDQAAHVDKVKRSESGMITNPVTTTPDATVEEVDLLCGQFRVSGLPVVEPDGTLVGIITNRDMRFVSPFERSTTKVRDVMTRQPLITAPVGIDPDSAVAIFAEHKIEKLPLVDAEGKLGGLITVKDFDKSEKYPFATKDDEGRLRVGAAIGFFGDAWERAMTLVDAGVDVIVVDTANGDSKGVLDIISRLKHEPRASHIDVIGGNVATRSGAQALIDAGADAVKVGVGPGSICTTRVVAGVGVPQVTAVYEASLAARAANVPLIADGGLQYSGDIAKALVAGADSVMLGSLLAGTTESPGELVFVNGKQYKNYRGMGSLGALQTRGKKTSYSRDRYFQADVPSDEQLIAEGIEGQVPFRGPLSAVAYQLVGGLRQSMFYVGARTIPELKANGKFVRITPAGLKESHPHDIQMVVEAPNYRR, translated from the coding sequence ATGGATCAGGCGGATCCGTTCGGTTTCATCGGTTTGACCTACGACGACGTGATGCTGCTCCCGGGGCACACCGACGTCATCCCGAGCGAGGCGGACACCTCCACTCGTCTGACCAAGCGCATCACCATGGCGACCCCGCTCCTGTCGAGCGCCATGGACACCGTGACGGAGTCGCGCATGGCCGTGGCGATGGCCCGCCAGGGCGGCATCGGCATCATCCATCGCAACCTCTCCATCGAGGACCAGGCGGCGCACGTCGACAAGGTCAAGCGGTCCGAGTCGGGGATGATCACCAACCCGGTCACCACGACCCCCGACGCGACGGTCGAGGAGGTCGACCTGCTGTGCGGCCAGTTCCGCGTGAGCGGGCTCCCGGTCGTGGAGCCCGACGGCACGCTCGTCGGGATCATCACGAACCGCGACATGCGGTTCGTCTCGCCGTTCGAGCGCTCGACCACCAAGGTGCGCGACGTGATGACGCGCCAGCCGCTCATCACCGCGCCGGTCGGCATCGACCCGGACTCGGCGGTCGCGATCTTCGCCGAGCACAAGATCGAGAAGCTGCCGCTGGTCGACGCCGAGGGCAAGCTCGGCGGCCTCATCACGGTCAAGGACTTCGACAAGAGCGAGAAGTACCCGTTCGCCACGAAGGATGACGAGGGCCGCCTGCGCGTGGGCGCCGCCATCGGCTTCTTCGGCGACGCGTGGGAGCGCGCCATGACCCTGGTCGACGCGGGCGTCGACGTCATCGTCGTCGACACCGCGAACGGCGACAGCAAAGGCGTGCTCGATATCATCTCGCGGCTCAAGCACGAACCCCGCGCCTCCCACATCGACGTCATCGGCGGCAACGTGGCGACGCGGAGCGGAGCACAGGCGCTCATCGACGCGGGCGCCGACGCGGTCAAGGTCGGGGTCGGCCCGGGGTCGATCTGCACCACCCGCGTGGTGGCCGGCGTGGGCGTCCCCCAGGTGACGGCGGTGTACGAGGCGTCCCTCGCCGCTCGTGCCGCGAACGTCCCGCTGATCGCCGACGGCGGTCTGCAGTACTCCGGCGACATCGCCAAGGCGCTGGTCGCCGGCGCCGACAGCGTCATGCTCGGCTCGCTGCTCGCCGGCACAACCGAGTCGCCCGGCGAGCTGGTCTTCGTCAACGGCAAGCAGTACAAGAACTACCGCGGCATGGGCTCGCTCGGCGCGCTGCAGACCCGCGGCAAGAAGACCTCGTACTCGCGGGACCGCTACTTCCAGGCCGACGTGCCGAGCGACGAGCAGCTCATCGCCGAGGGCATCGAGGGCCAGGTGCCGTTCCGCGGCCCGCTCTCCGCCGTCGCCTACCAGCTCGTGGGCGGCCTGCGCCAGTCGATGTTCTACGTCGGTGCCCGCACGATCCCCGAGCTCAAGGCCAACGGCAAGTTCGTCCGGATCACGCCCGCCGGCCTGAAGGAGTCGCACCCGCACGACATCCAGATGGTCGTGGAGGCGCCCAACTACCGCCGCTGA
- a CDS encoding THUMP-like domain-containing protein codes for MERSELVELLSPEGLRLLDSLPPYHSERDILRIVSDLRKAGHSPALVAAVLTQSKLRRKGAAKFGDFASRMLFTEAGLEQATRLPVAARHAGRFRSAGLTRVADLGCGIGGDALALAALELEVTAVEADEVTAAIAAFNLAPFPTATVEHMRAEEVDLRAIDGVFLDPARRSAGHTNTERLTDPDDYTPSLGFAYELATGRSVGLKLGPGFDRDLIPSTAEAQWVSVDGQTVELGLWFGALTRPGIHRAALVVRGDSAHELTAESDSEDAEIGPLGEYLYEPDGAVIRARLIGDLARSIGGWMLSDRIAYITADRPVETPFAAGFRILEPLPYAEKDLKRALRQRGIGTLEIKKRGVDVDPATLRKRLALDGDRPATLILTRVAGRHTALLAERIGS; via the coding sequence ATGGAACGGTCCGAACTGGTCGAGCTGCTCAGCCCCGAGGGCCTGCGCCTCCTCGACTCGCTGCCTCCCTATCACAGCGAGCGCGACATCCTCCGGATCGTCTCGGATCTGCGGAAGGCCGGGCACTCCCCGGCCCTCGTCGCCGCCGTGCTCACGCAGTCGAAGCTGCGGCGGAAGGGCGCGGCGAAGTTCGGCGACTTCGCATCACGCATGCTGTTCACGGAGGCTGGACTCGAGCAGGCAACGCGGCTCCCGGTGGCCGCGCGTCACGCCGGGCGCTTCCGTTCGGCGGGGCTCACCCGCGTCGCCGACCTAGGCTGCGGCATCGGCGGGGATGCCCTGGCGCTCGCGGCGCTCGAGCTGGAGGTGACCGCCGTCGAGGCGGACGAGGTGACGGCGGCCATCGCGGCGTTCAACCTCGCGCCGTTCCCGACGGCCACGGTGGAGCACATGCGGGCCGAGGAGGTCGACCTCCGGGCGATCGACGGCGTCTTCCTCGATCCCGCACGCCGCAGCGCGGGGCACACGAACACGGAGCGGCTCACCGATCCGGACGACTACACGCCGTCGCTCGGCTTCGCGTACGAGCTCGCGACGGGTCGTTCGGTCGGCCTGAAGCTCGGCCCCGGCTTCGACCGCGACCTCATCCCCTCGACCGCGGAGGCCCAGTGGGTGTCGGTGGACGGGCAGACGGTGGAGCTCGGCCTCTGGTTCGGGGCTCTGACGCGGCCGGGGATCCACCGCGCCGCACTCGTCGTCCGTGGCGACTCAGCGCACGAGCTGACGGCCGAGTCGGACAGCGAGGACGCCGAGATCGGACCGCTCGGCGAGTACCTGTACGAGCCCGACGGCGCGGTCATCCGCGCGCGCCTGATCGGCGACCTCGCCCGGAGCATCGGCGGGTGGATGCTCTCCGACCGGATCGCCTACATCACCGCCGATCGGCCGGTCGAGACGCCGTTCGCCGCCGGGTTCCGCATCCTGGAGCCTCTCCCCTATGCCGAGAAGGACCTCAAGCGCGCCCTCCGTCAGCGCGGCATCGGCACGCTGGAGATCAAGAAGCGGGGTGTGGACGTCGACCCGGCGACGCTGCGCAAGCGCCTGGCGCTCGACGGAGACCGCCCGGCGACCCTGATCCTGACCAGGGTCGCCGGGCGGCACACGGCGCTGCTCGCGGAGCGGATCGGCTCCTAG
- the tsaD gene encoding tRNA (adenosine(37)-N6)-threonylcarbamoyltransferase complex transferase subunit TsaD: MNRDTPLVLGIETSCDETGVGIVRGTTLLANTIASSMEEHARYGGVVPEVAARAHLEALTPTLRTAVADAGIELADVDAIAVTSGPGLSGALMVGVGAAKALAVSLDKPLYAVNHLVGHVGADLLDAAGGPGHPVELPTIALLVSGGHTSLLLVHDLVSDVRLLGETIDDAAGEAFDKVARVLGLPYPGGPQIDRVAADGDPRAIRFPRGLTKPKDLERHRYDFSFSGLKTAVARWVEQRQDAGEEVPVADVAASFREAVADVLLSKAIAACRDHDVPRLLLGGGVVANARVRQLAVQRAAEAGVELRIPALSLCTDNGAMIAALGAQLIMAGHAPSGLGFGADSTLPVTDIQVAG, encoded by the coding sequence ATGAACCGTGACACCCCGCTCGTTCTCGGGATCGAGACCTCCTGCGACGAGACCGGCGTCGGGATCGTGCGCGGGACGACACTGCTCGCGAACACGATCGCGTCGTCGATGGAGGAGCATGCCCGCTACGGGGGCGTCGTGCCGGAGGTCGCCGCCCGAGCGCACCTGGAGGCGCTCACACCCACCCTCCGCACCGCGGTCGCCGATGCCGGCATCGAGCTGGCCGACGTCGACGCGATCGCGGTCACCAGCGGCCCCGGTCTCTCCGGCGCGCTGATGGTGGGGGTCGGGGCGGCGAAGGCGCTCGCGGTGTCGCTCGACAAGCCGCTGTACGCCGTGAACCACCTGGTCGGCCATGTCGGCGCCGATCTCCTCGACGCGGCGGGAGGCCCGGGCCACCCGGTGGAGCTGCCGACGATCGCCCTCCTCGTCTCCGGTGGCCACACCTCCCTCCTGCTCGTGCACGACCTCGTCTCCGACGTGCGTCTGCTCGGCGAGACGATCGACGACGCCGCCGGGGAGGCGTTCGACAAGGTGGCCCGCGTGCTCGGCCTGCCGTATCCCGGCGGACCGCAGATCGACCGCGTCGCGGCGGACGGCGACCCCCGCGCGATCCGGTTCCCGCGCGGCCTGACGAAGCCGAAGGATCTCGAGCGGCACCGCTACGACTTCTCGTTCTCGGGCCTCAAGACCGCCGTCGCGCGCTGGGTGGAGCAGCGCCAGGACGCGGGCGAGGAGGTGCCGGTGGCCGATGTGGCCGCATCCTTCCGGGAGGCGGTCGCCGACGTCCTCCTGAGCAAGGCGATCGCGGCCTGCCGCGACCACGACGTGCCCCGCCTGCTGCTCGGCGGCGGCGTGGTCGCCAACGCACGCGTGCGTCAGCTGGCTGTCCAGCGCGCCGCCGAGGCGGGGGTCGAGCTCCGCATCCCGGCCCTGTCGCTCTGCACCGACAACGGGGCGATGATCGCGGCGCTCGGGGCGCAGCTCATCATGGCCGGGCACGCGCCGAGCGGGCTCGGCTTCGGCGCGGATTCGACCCTCCCGGTGACGGACATCCAGGTCGCCGGCTGA
- the rimI gene encoding ribosomal protein S18-alanine N-acetyltransferase: MTGQAGGAWQLRRANADDVPAIMELERATFVTDAWSDATMMSEVTGSNGYYLVAIDSAGGDAIDGYAGLLAPRGSGEGDIQTIAVAPSARRRGLGRQLMLALIGEARKRGARDVFLEVRADNPGAQQLYRSLGFEGVGVRPRYYQPDGVDAIVMRLHVPEPETTIA, translated from the coding sequence GTGACCGGGCAAGCCGGGGGCGCGTGGCAGCTGCGCCGCGCGAACGCCGATGATGTTCCCGCCATCATGGAGCTCGAGCGCGCGACGTTCGTCACGGACGCCTGGTCCGACGCGACCATGATGTCGGAGGTCACCGGCTCGAACGGTTACTACCTCGTCGCGATCGATTCGGCCGGGGGCGACGCGATCGACGGCTACGCCGGACTCCTCGCGCCGCGCGGCTCGGGCGAGGGCGACATCCAGACCATCGCCGTGGCGCCCAGCGCACGTCGGCGCGGACTCGGTCGGCAGCTGATGCTCGCCCTCATCGGGGAGGCCCGGAAGCGCGGGGCCCGCGATGTCTTCCTGGAGGTGCGCGCCGACAACCCCGGCGCCCAGCAGCTGTACCGCTCGCTCGGCTTCGAGGGGGTGGGGGTGCGTCCCCGCTACTACCAGCCGGACGGGGTCGACGCCATCGTCATGCGGCTGCACGTGCCCGAACCCGAGACCACCATCGCCTGA